One Triplophysa rosa linkage group LG9, Trosa_1v2, whole genome shotgun sequence genomic window carries:
- the apcs gene encoding amyloid P component, serum: protein MKTLASYPFFFLCCGLAWSELKTVRRCLREKVIIFPEQATKNYVQLHANDTMDFPGITVCLRFYTDESSKNQSLFSLATPSEANDFTISLSPINLYKLQVHGTSSEFNGLPFKLNRWNSVCATWNSVSGFAQVFVDEVPSVQKAVAVKNAFKGDSKVVLGQSHKSYANVDFMQDLAFTGFITDVHVYKEVLTPRLIKNFMEAKIKFKLGDYINWRNLKHTVAGSASVEPRQHVTFYTNQEEN from the exons ATGAAGACACTTGCATCTTACcctttcttctttctctgctgtgGCCTTGCATGGTCTG aGCTGAAAACGGTCAGAAGATGTTTACGTGAGAAGGTCATCATATTCCCAGAGCAGGCCACCAAAAACTATGTGCAGCTCCATGCAAATGACACTATGGATTTCCCTGGAATCACCGTGTGTCTGCGATTCTACACTGATGAATCCAGCAAAAACCAAAGTCTTTTTTCTCTGGCTACACCATCTGAGGCTAATGACTTCACCATATCCTTGTCACCCATCAACCTATACAAGCTGCAGGTTCACGGCACCAGCTCTGAATTTAACGGACTGCCGTTCAAACTAAACCGATGGAACTCAGTTTGCGCAACCTGGAACTCTGTCAGCGGTTTCGCTCAGGTGTTTGTCGATGAAGTGCCCAGCGTACAAAAGGCTGTGGCTGTTAAAAACGCTTTTAAAGGTGACTCCAAAGTCGTTCTTGGCCAGAGTCACAAATCATACGCAAATGTGGACTTTATGCAAGATCTAGCCTTTACAGGTTTCATAACAGATGTACATGTCTATAAGGAAGTGTTAACCCCTCGTCTCATTAAAAACTTCATGGAGGCaaagattaaatttaaactGGGTGATTACATAAACTGGCGTAATCTCAAACACACAGTTGCAGGTTCTGCTTCTGTGGAACCGAGGCAGCATGTAACCTTTTATACCAATCAAGAGGAGAATTAG